Genomic window (Akkermansiaceae bacterium):
TCATCACCCCCATGGCGACGATTTCGTTGATGTCTGTGATTTTTTCAATTTCACAATCAAGACCAAGGTCTTGCGTGGCCTGGGCCGTAAGCTCGGCCAGTTTCGTGCATTTGGGGCAACCTGTGCCCAGTATTTGTATTTTCATGATGTCAATAATGAGAAGCTTAGAAAAAGGAGCCAAAAATGAGTCCGCTGAAGGTCGCCATGACGATCACCAGGCTCACAAAAACCACCGTTTTTTTATTTCCGACCACACTGCGGATCACCAGCATGTTCGGTAAGCTCAACGCCGGCCCGGCAAGCAACAGTGCCAACGCAGGCCCCTTGCCCATGCCATTGCCAATCAACCCTTGCAGGATGGGCACTTCTGTTAGTGTGGCGAAATACATGAACGCACCGGCAAATGATGCGATGAAGTTGGCAGCCAGGGAGTTTCCTCCCACGGCGTTGGCAATCCACCCGGATGGAATCAATCCCTCATGCCCTACCCTCCCTAACAACGCACCTGCAATCAGGACGCCAATGAGTAACAAGGGCATGATCAGCTTGGCGAAGCCCCATGACGACTCGAACCACTCCCCCGCCTCTCCCCGGTCCGTGCTGGTAAAAGCGGACAGGCCGATCACGCCTGCAGCAAAGGCAAACATCGGTTGCTCCGGCAGGACCAGCGCCAGGAGGGTCACCGGAATCGCCGTAAGCACCACTTTCCACCATTTTACCCCCAACCACAGAATGAGCATTGCCCCAAGGGCGAGGCAGAACACCGAGGTGATCATCCACTTACCCTGGTAAATGGCAGACCACATCCCTGTTGTCTCATCCGGTTTTCCCCAGTTGGCAAAAACAAGTATGCCAATCATTGAAGCGAAATAGAGCGCATTCTGCCAGAGTGGGCGTTGTTCCTCATCCTGCCCGGTTTGGCTGGCCGCCACTGCCTGCCTGGCTGCCTTTTCCTTTTCCTCTTTGATAAAGACCAGATGCATCAACACACCGATGACGATACTGAAAATAATGGCTCCGACAGCCCGGGCGATGCCTAACTCGGCGCCCAGCACACGCGCGGTCAGGATGATCGCCAACACGTTGACCGCTGGTCCTGCATACAAAAATGCCGAAGCGGGACCAATGCCCGCCCCCATACGGTAAATGCCCGCAAACAAGGGTAACACCGTGCAGGAACACACTGCAAGAATCACCCCGGACACCGAGGCCACCCCATAGGCCATCAACTTGTTAGCTGTCGCACCCAGATACTTCATCACCGAAGCCTGGCTGACAAAGACAGCAATCGCCCCCGCAATAAAAAACGCCGGTATCAGACAGAGTAACACGTGCTCACGGGCATACCACTTCGCCAGATACAACGACTCCATCAGCGCGTTATCAAATCGCGCAGTACCTACCGGCAGGTAGAAAAACGCGAGAAACACACCACCAATGAGCGCCAATACCTTCCATTCCTTTTTCCAGTTCATAACTTTATCCTCACTTACATTCACAAGAGCTATCAGCACGGATCACTGATTCGATACACTTCATAAAATTCAAGACACAGGGCACTTTCAGCCGGTAAAACACCTTCTTACCCCGCTTTTCATCCGCAACGATCCCGGCCTGCTTCAAAACGGCCAGATGTTTTGATACGGTCGAAAAATCAACCCCCACGGCATCGACGAATTCACAGACGCAGCGCTCGCCTCCTTCAAGTTGCTCGGCCATCCACAACCTCGTCGGGTGCGCCAATGCCTTTAATACGTCCGCCTTGGCCAGATAATTGATTTTGTCCTCTGCATTCATCGTTATTGCTCCCTCTCGTTGTTTGGCAATATGGCCAAATGTTCGAGCTTGTCAAGTAATTCATCCATAATTCATCAATAAGACATGATCCTTCCCGGTCTTGATCAACTTTGTGCGCAACCTAACAGGTCCTTGAGTGCTTCGCCCACAATAGGGTTGGCTCATGACCGGGACGGATCATGCCACGTTAGGAGTTTGCAAAAGGCGGAACCGAGCAGCCGATGGCGTCGGCGGTAGCGCGGAGCAGTTCAGCTTCCCGGCTTTGCACCATACCGTCCTGCATCACGGCGAGGCCAAGCATACGGAGCAGTTGTTTTTTAACCAGTGGCGTAGCATGGTTGAATTTCTGCAACGCTGACTCGATATTTTTAAGCCCACACTCTGAGGGGGGGGCCATCTCAATGGGCCAGCCGGATTCCGCCATAGCCGTTAGGTAAGCACTCTGCATCTGGTCTTCACCACCAACAGCCGCCATGGTAGTGACCAGGACATTGGCTTCGTTCTGAAGATCATCTATCCTGCGGAACTTGATGTTCGGGAAGGCATGCCTGCGGAAGTGTGAGTCGAGATGACGCTGCACGATGTGTTGCAGCATAAACTCAAACAGATCCACCTGCCCGTCACTGGCAATCAGCCACTGGGTGATTTCCACAAAGCGGTCATATTCAGGCAATGACAGCCGTCTCAATGTGGGGATGGAGAGATCGACCAGCGCGATTTTCTCCGACGAATGAAGGCTTGCGAGTTCGTGGTTCCAATGAAGTGCCAACTCCCCGGCATCGTCGCCCGCCCCCTTTTTCACAAAGAGGATCTCCCCCTCGCGAAGCTCGTTATCCTCAGCTAACAACAGACCAAAAATCAGTGCCTGGGCTTCCTCCCTGTCGTGGCAGGCATGAATCCATTCGCGCTGCAGGCCCTTGCGTAACAGACGCCCCAGATTGGCATCGATTTCCGAAGGTTCACCAAGTTGATCGATCCCACCGGTCGGGATGGGTGGTGGTGACGGGGCGGACGTGTCCTGACCACCGCTGAAACCACTGAGGCGTGAATCGCGACGGCGAGATTGGCTGCCCCTCCCCTCCGCCACATCGGGAAGCTCGGTGGCGACAAACTCGCCGTCCCAGCTTTTCTGAAGAGCTTTGATTCTCACATCAAGCGGCGGGTGTGTGGCTAGTCCGTAACTAAACATCCCCCCATCGGCAAACAACAGATGACTTGCCTCGGCTGCTTTGGGTGAATTGATTTTGGACCCATACTGCTGGCCTCCGATCTTCATCAAGGCACCAGCAATACCATCGGGATCACGGGTGAATTGAACGGCTGAAGCGTCGGCAAGAAATTCCCGCTGACGTGAAATCGCCGCCTGGATGAGTCGACCAAAAAACACCCCGACACTCCCCACAATCATCAGCCCAACCCCAGCCAGCACGATGGCAATGACGATACCGGCACCGCCACCCTTGTCGTTACTTGAACTCCGAACCCGCATAAACCGCAGTGATTCGAATAGGATGCGGCCAATCATCGAGATCATCAGGATCCCAAAAAGCAGCCCCATCAGCCGCATGTTCAGTCGCATATCGCCATTGAGGATATGGCTGAACTCATGCGCCACCACCCCCTGCAGCTCCGACCTTGATAGTCGCTGTAAACACCCCCGGGTAACGGCCACCACCGCATTGCCGGGCTCGGTTCCTGCGGCAAAAGCATTGATCCCCAGCTCCTCGTCCATGATCCATATTTCCGGAACGGGTAATCCGGAGGCGATCGCCATTTCCTCGACCACGTTGACGAGTCGGCGCTCATCGGTATCACGTGTATGGGGATCGATCTGCCTCGCACCCATGTCCCGAGCCACCACCGAGCCACCACCGTTGAGCTGCATGGTTTTGAACAGGCTGCCAGTTCCCATGATACCAGCAGTGCCGATGGCCGTGACAGCAAACACACCCGGCATCCACGGACTAACAGCCCCCCCTGTGTAAAGCATCACCAGATAGACGATGCCATACACCGAGAGAATCACTCCAGTGACAGCGAGGATGAAGTAGACGACGAGCCACTTGGTCCGCTTCCTCGCATCATCCTGTGCTTGGTAGAAGTTCATTTTTTATGACCGCGAAATACGCGAAATACGCGAAAGTTTTCATGCACGATGCATTCCATTTTAAACCACGGAAGTACACGGAATACACGGAACCTGCTCACTGCTCACTGCTCACTGACTAAAACTCCACCTTAACCGCATCCCTCTCACTTGCCTCGGCCACTTCAAACAAGGTAGCACGGCCGAAGTTAAACATCCCGGCGATGACGCTGGACGGGAAGACTTCGGTCTGGGTGTTGTAATCGGTAACAGCATCATTGTAGGCTTGGCGGGAAAAGGCGACTTTGTTTTCGGTCGATGTCAGTTCTTCGCTCAGTTGCATCATATTGGCGTTGCTCTTGAGGTCGGGGTAAGATTCCGAGAGCGCGAACAGTCGACCCAAGGCATTGCCAAGTCCACCTTCGGCGGCCATCAGGGCACCCATGGAGGATGCGTCCTCGGTATTGGCACCCTGACGCGCAGAACTCGCCATATTTCTGGCTTGAATCACGGCCTCAAGGGTCTCGCGTTCGTGTTTCATAAACCCCTTCGCCGTTTCCACGAGATTGGGGATGAGATCATGGCGCCGCTTGAGCTGCACATCGATCTGGGCAAAGGCGTTGCGATAGCGGTTGCGTAGCTTGACCAGCCCGTTGTAGGCTCCCATCACCCATAGGGCGAAGAGCAAGGCAAGGCCAGCAAGCACGGCTAAGATAATCATTACAGCAGTCATGGTATTTTTGTTGTCTAGTTATTATGTGGGTTGATGTATCAGAGGGAATATACCACCCCGGTGGATACTCACATGTTATGCTATTCCGCCACCTTTGCCATTACAAAAAAAGGAGACATTTACCATTAGGGATTTAGCATTTATCATCTCAGCCTGACATGCCGACCTCATTTCAAGACACCCTTACCCGCGCCCATACGCCGTTAACGCGCTCTATGCCAGAAATTCTGCAGCTGAACATGGGCAAACTCTGTAACCTGAGCTGTGTGCACTGCCATGTGAATGCCGGCCCGGCGAGGCGGGAAATCATCAGCAATGAGGTCATCGACCGTATTATCCGGTGGTTTGAAACAACAAAAATTGCCACACTTGACCTGACCGGCGGCACGCCTGAGATGGTGCCGGGGTTCCGGCGACTGGTAGACAGCGTGCGGGCCTTCGAGCAACCACGTGAGGTGATGACCCGGCTCAATGCCACGATCATCAACGAGCCCGGCTACGAGTGGGTACCCGAATATCACGCAAGCCATGGCATCACCATCATTGCGTCGATGCCCTGTTATTGCGCGGAAAACGTTAATGCCCAACGTGGCGACGGGGTGTTTGACTCCTCGATCAAGGCGTTTCAAAAACTCAATGCCTTAGGCTATGGCCGAGACCCCAGGCTCCCGCTGCACCTGGTCTACAACCCGGTCGGAGCCAGTCTGCCACCCGACCAGAAAAAGCTCGAAGTCGATTATAAACGGGAAATGAAACGGCACTTCGACATCGACTTCAACGACCTCTATTGCATCACTAACATGCCCATTGCCCGTTTTGCCTCGTATCTGAAGCGCCATGGCCAATTCGACGCATACAACCAACTCCTGCGCGAGTCGTTTAACCCTGCTACGGTAGCCGGCCTGATGTGTCGCAATACCATCAATGCCTCGTGGACGGGTGAGGTCTTTGACTGTGATTTCAACCAGATGCTGAAAATGGGCCTTCAAAATGAACTAACAGAAGAGCCACTCATGGTCTGGCAGATCGACCCGGAAAACCATCATCAGCACCCCATCCAAACGGCGAACCACTGCTTCGGATGCACCGCAGGGCACGGGTCGTCATGCGGGGGGAGTATTGCATGATATGAAAACAACCACAGGCAGGCAGGTTGTATCCCCTTTCACTTCGCAGAGCGTTTCCCAAACAGCCCTTTGACATCCTCCATCATCATGTAGACGGAAGGGACTAACACGAGGGTGATACAGGTGGCAAAAAGGATACCGAAGCCGAGGGAAACAGCCATCGGGATGAGGAAGCGGGCTTGCATGTCGGTTTCGACCAACATCGGCATCAGGCCGGCAAAGGTGGTCAGGGAGGTGAGCAGGATGGGACGGAATCGCGCCGCACCCGCGTTACGCACGGCTGCAATGAGGCTCCCCTCATCCTTCCGGTGCCGGTTCACATATTCGACCAGTACCAGGCTATCGTTCACCACAACCCCGGCGAGAGCGATGATACCGCACATGGACATAATACTGAGATCCATCCTCATGATAATGTGGCCAATCACAGCCCCAACGATTCCGAAGGGAATGACGGTCATCACAATAATTGGCTGAATATACGATTTCAGAGGAATTGCCATCAGGACATAGATTCCAAACAGGGCGAAGATGAATTTTACGCTCATCTCGGAAACGGAGTCCTTCTGGTCCTTTTGTTCTCCCAAATAATCCCATGAGACCCCGGGAAACCTGGTGGAAAGACCTTCCAGAACCTCGGAGTTAAAGCGATCAACGATTTCGTTGGCATTGGCACGGGCACGATCAACGTCAGCGGATATCTTGATGGAGCGTTTACGGTCAACTCGATGGATCGACGCCGGCCCTCGGGTGGGTCGGGCACTCGCCACTTCTGCCAGCGGCACCTCGTCGCCTTGAGGTGTCCTAAGCCTAACATCCTCCAGGTTTTCGATCGACCGGCGTTCATCAACTGGGTAGCGCACCATCACCTTGAGTTCGTCACGGCCACGTTGGATCCTCTGCACCTCCTCACCGTAGAACGACTGGCGGATCTGATAGGCTACCGACTGGAGACTGAACCCCATGGCCTCACCGGCAGGCGTTAGGTTTTCGTAAACCAGTTCCCGTTTCCCTTTCCGGTTATCGGTGGCGATATCCTTTACCCCTGTGTAGCCGGCCAACTCTGATGTGATATACTGGGATGCCTTTTCGAGCGTGGCCAGGTCGCGTCCTGAAATCTCAATGTCGATGGCATTGCCACCGGCACCGGTTTGTTGTTTAAAGCTCAGCTCAACAACGCCCGGGATGATGCCGATTTCCTTACGCCACTCGTTGATAAACTCATCAGCGGATATGGATCGCTCGGCGGCTGGAGTCAGCTCGACCGTCACCTCCCCCACATTACTTCCAATGGGCACCTGCGTCCCTCCAAATCCCGTTTGGAAGGGTTGGGTGCCCGAGGTGGCGAGAATGTGCACCGCTACAGCGTTACCATGGATATCCTTGTGGCGTGCGCCTACGCGCTGGGCTGCTTTTTCAATTCTCTCAATCTCGGCTTCCGTGGTGGTAAACGGAACCCCCAGAGGCATTTCAAGTTTGGCGGTAACGGCGTCACCTTCCACCTTTGGCATAAACTCGAAGGGAACCCATTTCCCGATGACCAGGCCTGCAACCAGCAGGAGGAGTGCGATAAAGACCGACCACACCGTGTAACGATGCCGCAAGCAGCGCATGAGCAGTGGTCGATAGACATGCTCAATAAACAGCTCCAACCCCTTCGCGATCCGGCGTTGGACACGGAAGATGATGTTGACATTCGGGTCCGTGCTATGCGGTTTCAGCAATGCCAGGTGCGCGGGAAGCACGAGCTTCGACTGCAAGAGGGAGAACAGCAGCACGGGGATAACGATCAGAGGTATGTTAGGCCAAATTTTTCCGCTCGCACCGCTCAGCCCCAACATCGGAGTAAAGGCGGCGATTGTCGTCAGAACCCCGAAGATCACAACGGTTCCGACCTCGTGGGTTCCCTTCCAGCTGGCCTCTCGTGGATGCTCCCCTTTTTGGATGCGACTGTAGACGTTCTCACCCACGATGATGGCGTCATCCACCACAATACCCAACACCAGGATAAAGGCGAACAGGGAGATCATATTGATGGATACTCCGAGCTCGGGCATGAGCCAGATACCACCGGCGAAGGATACCGGAATACCGAGGGCCACAAGAAAGGCCAGGCTGGGGCGGAGAAACAAGGCCAGCACAATAAAGACCAGGACCAGACCAGTGGAGCCGTTTCTGATCAGCAGACTGAGACGCCCCTCCAGCAATTTGCTGGCGTCGTTCCAGAGTTCCAGTTTGACGCCTTCGGGAAGTTTGCCGGGAGCAATATTCTCGATGTAGTCGCGCACGCCTTCGGCAATCAGGAGG
Coding sequences:
- a CDS encoding helix-turn-helix transcriptional regulator; this encodes MNAEDKINYLAKADVLKALAHPTRLWMAEQLEGGERCVCEFVDAVGVDFSTVSKHLAVLKQAGIVADEKRGKKVFYRLKVPCVLNFMKCIESVIRADSSCECK
- a CDS encoding efflux RND transporter permease subunit; this translates as MQKAIHWFSKNHVAANFLMVLVLLTGFTTWFQLKKEVFPNISLDAVVIQVPFPNATPEEVEDGILLPLEDAIADVDGVKRVTSTAAESMGACTVEVETGYNVREVMSDLKTKVDAITSFPEKAEKPVLEELRLDMQVMSIAVSADVDEKTLREIGELVRDGLLDYQAGPPPEGAAGAKGKMMRMLRGTPKITKVTLSAVRPYEISIEVSEQTLRSHKLTLQQVADAVRRTSLDLPSGSIRTTAGEVVIRAKGKRYKAKQFEDIVVTTKPDGSQLLLREIATVVDGFEDVDISSRFDGRRTVLVNVFRTGEQDTLLIAEGVRDYIENIAPGKLPEGVKLELWNDASKLLEGRLSLLIRNGSTGLVLVFIVLALFLRPSLAFLVALGIPVSFAGGIWLMPELGVSINMISLFAFILVLGIVVDDAIIVGENVYSRIQKGEHPREASWKGTHEVGTVVIFGVLTTIAAFTPMLGLSGASGKIWPNIPLIVIPVLLFSLLQSKLVLPAHLALLKPHSTDPNVNIIFRVQRRIAKGLELFIEHVYRPLLMRCLRHRYTVWSVFIALLLLVAGLVIGKWVPFEFMPKVEGDAVTAKLEMPLGVPFTTTEAEIERIEKAAQRVGARHKDIHGNAVAVHILATSGTQPFQTGFGGTQVPIGSNVGEVTVELTPAAERSISADEFINEWRKEIGIIPGVVELSFKQQTGAGGNAIDIEISGRDLATLEKASQYITSELAGYTGVKDIATDNRKGKRELVYENLTPAGEAMGFSLQSVAYQIRQSFYGEEVQRIQRGRDELKVMVRYPVDERRSIENLEDVRLRTPQGDEVPLAEVASARPTRGPASIHRVDRKRSIKISADVDRARANANEIVDRFNSEVLEGLSTRFPGVSWDYLGEQKDQKDSVSEMSVKFIFALFGIYVLMAIPLKSYIQPIIVMTVIPFGIVGAVIGHIIMRMDLSIMSMCGIIALAGVVVNDSLVLVEYVNRHRKDEGSLIAAVRNAGAARFRPILLTSLTTFAGLMPMLVETDMQARFLIPMAVSLGFGILFATCITLVLVPSVYMMMEDVKGLFGKRSAK
- a CDS encoding permease, with amino-acid sequence MNWKKEWKVLALIGGVFLAFFYLPVGTARFDNALMESLYLAKWYAREHVLLCLIPAFFIAGAIAVFVSQASVMKYLGATANKLMAYGVASVSGVILAVCSCTVLPLFAGIYRMGAGIGPASAFLYAGPAVNVLAIILTARVLGAELGIARAVGAIIFSIVIGVLMHLVFIKEEKEKAARQAVAASQTGQDEEQRPLWQNALYFASMIGILVFANWGKPDETTGMWSAIYQGKWMITSVFCLALGAMLILWLGVKWWKVVLTAIPVTLLALVLPEQPMFAFAAGVIGLSAFTSTDRGEAGEWFESSWGFAKLIMPLLLIGVLIAGALLGRVGHEGLIPSGWIANAVGGNSLAANFIASFAGAFMYFATLTEVPILQGLIGNGMGKGPALALLLAGPALSLPNMLVIRSVVGNKKTVVFVSLVIVMATFSGLIFGSFF
- a CDS encoding TM0996/MTH895 family glutaredoxin-like protein: MKIQILGTGCPKCTKLAELTAQATQDLGLDCEIEKITDINEIVAMGVMMTPAFVVDGDVKFTGKVPSLEDLKLYIK
- the arsS gene encoding arsenosugar biosynthesis radical SAM protein ArsS (Some members of this family are selenoproteins.) translates to MPTSFQDTLTRAHTPLTRSMPEILQLNMGKLCNLSCVHCHVNAGPARREIISNEVIDRIIRWFETTKIATLDLTGGTPEMVPGFRRLVDSVRAFEQPREVMTRLNATIINEPGYEWVPEYHASHGITIIASMPCYCAENVNAQRGDGVFDSSIKAFQKLNALGYGRDPRLPLHLVYNPVGASLPPDQKKLEVDYKREMKRHFDIDFNDLYCITNMPIARFASYLKRHGQFDAYNQLLRESFNPATVAGLMCRNTINASWTGEVFDCDFNQMLKMGLQNELTEEPLMVWQIDPENHHQHPIQTANHCFGCTAGHGSSCGGSIA
- a CDS encoding LemA family protein, giving the protein MTAVMIILAVLAGLALLFALWVMGAYNGLVKLRNRYRNAFAQIDVQLKRRHDLIPNLVETAKGFMKHERETLEAVIQARNMASSARQGANTEDASSMGALMAAEGGLGNALGRLFALSESYPDLKSNANMMQLSEELTSTENKVAFSRQAYNDAVTDYNTQTEVFPSSVIAGMFNFGRATLFEVAEASERDAVKVEF
- a CDS encoding M48 family metallopeptidase, giving the protein MNFYQAQDDARKRTKWLVVYFILAVTGVILSVYGIVYLVMLYTGGAVSPWMPGVFAVTAIGTAGIMGTGSLFKTMQLNGGGSVVARDMGARQIDPHTRDTDERRLVNVVEEMAIASGLPVPEIWIMDEELGINAFAAGTEPGNAVVAVTRGCLQRLSRSELQGVVAHEFSHILNGDMRLNMRLMGLLFGILMISMIGRILFESLRFMRVRSSSNDKGGGAGIVIAIVLAGVGLMIVGSVGVFFGRLIQAAISRQREFLADASAVQFTRDPDGIAGALMKIGGQQYGSKINSPKAAEASHLLFADGGMFSYGLATHPPLDVRIKALQKSWDGEFVATELPDVAEGRGSQSRRRDSRLSGFSGGQDTSAPSPPPIPTGGIDQLGEPSEIDANLGRLLRKGLQREWIHACHDREEAQALIFGLLLAEDNELREGEILFVKKGAGDDAGELALHWNHELASLHSSEKIALVDLSIPTLRRLSLPEYDRFVEITQWLIASDGQVDLFEFMLQHIVQRHLDSHFRRHAFPNIKFRRIDDLQNEANVLVTTMAAVGGEDQMQSAYLTAMAESGWPIEMAPPSECGLKNIESALQKFNHATPLVKKQLLRMLGLAVMQDGMVQSREAELLRATADAIGCSVPPFANS